A stretch of the Lolium perenne isolate Kyuss_39 chromosome 3, Kyuss_2.0, whole genome shotgun sequence genome encodes the following:
- the LOC127340620 gene encoding uncharacterized protein isoform X1, which translates to MPTASPAVGWLQAAAQDAANSSSSSSRSGSAAFPDQVLVSRAAGRVVSLSTCTKVGAISFVVGVAVGFTLKRRLRRWAARLLKRIKDDD; encoded by the exons ATGCCTACGGCTTCGCCGGCGGTGGGGTGGCTGCAGGCGGCGGCGCAGGACGCAgccaactcctcctcctcctcctcgcgctccGGCTCCGCCGCCTTCCCCGACCAGGTCCTCGTGTCCAGGGCCGCGGG CCGGGTTGTGTCTCTGTCGACTTGCACAAAGGTCGGTGCCATCAGCTTCGTGGTCGGGGTTGCAGTGGGCTTCACGCTGAAGAGAAGGCTGCGCAGGTGGGCTGCCAGGCTGCTCAAGAGGATCAAGGACGACGACTAG
- the LOC127340620 gene encoding uncharacterized protein isoform X2 — protein MPTASPAVGWLQAAAQDAANSSSSSSRSGSAAFPDQVLVSRAAGRVVSLSTCTKVGAISFVVGVAVGFTLKRRLRRIVKPQG, from the exons ATGCCTACGGCTTCGCCGGCGGTGGGGTGGCTGCAGGCGGCGGCGCAGGACGCAgccaactcctcctcctcctcctcgcgctccGGCTCCGCCGCCTTCCCCGACCAGGTCCTCGTGTCCAGGGCCGCGGG CCGGGTTGTGTCTCTGTCGACTTGCACAAAGGTCGGTGCCATCAGCTTCGTGGTCGGGGTTGCAGTGGGCTTCACGCTGAAGAGAAGGCTGCGCAG AATTGTGAAACCTCAGGGCTGA